In Malus sylvestris chromosome 16, drMalSylv7.2, whole genome shotgun sequence, the following are encoded in one genomic region:
- the LOC126607461 gene encoding uncharacterized protein LOC126607461 produces MCNKGIECLSDSENPINHQAVYLMDSPSATPHFGSNSTAALSPNLNEGNPRVKFLCSFSGSILPRPQDGKLRYVGGETRIVSVPQDIKFEELMNKIRELYEGAAVLKYQQPDEDLDALVSVVNDDDVTNMMEEYDKLGSGDGFTRLRIFLFSHPDQDSSSHYEGDERDNERRYVDALNTLNDGSEFRKQYPESPLINPVDDLHIAEQFFSPISLEGCLHSQRNCDISMAQYNLHQLKIPHAGSGQHHQPISQRYNEMEAPWSPAYYSPGHHGHIDSRPMAEYRMPFPDVADKCLDRLPEEYARQPLNHQPPYEHLSENVSLLPSGAIGGEKSGFPGNVFHGNNAVEGNSICEHCRMAFQRNQPHFEQPNMANGFQQVPNPSSEGTPNRETFMMNPDAKLHHEIYASEQNNGPPHFNETPNHERGWAQHHHLNCRTEETRPHASGAGKLNDPYIVDGPNMNLPLGPNMVDGHYISSNYVHHRAGPKVGNEVFHERSVAALPNVHIAPVEERGVRYGNLPYAYGGDNIYLGSHGHAPGHAVWRNVQIPMHAAPPHEASVSAPQVNGSVNVGYFRREDSPRFSIALDNQNIWVDSSQKMLGLEGKAVPPDYSYGHAVKLNPNALCQENHQAFPPEPIQSTPDMINCAIPLNPVAGVVRLEEKSSPGVNEVNIVDKVENSETEVINPNNHCDKSGGVVSLESINSNFSKLAEESGNAGKTSDEHQSTRELLKLSVNDLSFIPELIASVKKAALEGAEGVKANIEESTDPEKSSSIGKEAAGKNLEPNTPRERELDCDSDNLNNPKIEPTKAEAEAIAKGLQTIRNDDLEEIRELGSGTYGAVYHGKWKGSDVAIKRIKSSCFAGKPSERERLIADFWKEALILSSLHHPNVVSMYGIVRNGPDGSLATVTEFMVNGSLKQFLQKKDRTIDRRKRFIIAMDAAFGMEYLHGKNIVHFDLKCENLLVNMRDPQRPVCKIGDLGLSKVKQQTLVSGGVRGTLPWMAPELLSGKSNMVTEKIDVYSFGIVMWELLTGEEPYTDMHCASIIGGIVNNTLRPKIPTWCDPEWKSLMESCWASDPSHRPSFSEISQKLRNMAAAMNVK; encoded by the exons ATGTGTAACAAAGGAATTGAGTGCTTAAGTGACTCCGAGAACCCAATTAATCATCAGGCTGTGTACTTGATGGATAGCCCTTCCGCTACCCCCCACTTTGGTTCTAATTCCACTGCTGCTCTGTCCCCCAATTTGAATGAGGGGAATCCGCGCGTTAAGTTTCTGTGTAGTTTTTCGGGTAGTATATTGCCCCGCCCACAAGATGGGAAACTCCGGTATGTGGGTGGAGAGACGCGAATTGTGAGTGTTCCACAAGATATCAAGTTTGAGGAGTTGATGAACAAGATACGGGAGCTTTATGAAGGGGCAGCAGTGCTCAAGTACCAGCAACCTGATGAGGACCTTGATGCTCTTGTCTCGGTTGTGAACGATGATGATGTGACTAACATGATGGAGGAGTATGATAAGTTGGGATCTGGCGATGGTTTCACTAGGCTcaggatttttttgttttcgcaTCCTGACCAAGATAGTTCATCGCACTATGAGGGTGATGAAAGGGATAATGAGAGGAGGTATGTCGACGCTCTCAATACTTTAAATGATGGCTCCGAATTTAGGAAGCAGTATCCTGAGTCCCCTCTTATTAATCCTGTTGATGATCTCCATATAGCTGAACAATTTTTTAGTCCAATAAGTCTTGAGGGTTGCCTTCATAGCCAGAGAAATTGTGATATATCCATGGCTCAATACAACTTGCATCAGCTCAAGATACCTCATGCAGGATCGGGGCAACACCATCAACCAATTAGTCAGAGGTATAACGAAATGGAAGCTCCTTGGAGTCCTGCATACTATTCTCCTGGGCATCATGGGCACATTGATTCAAGACCAATGGCAGAGTACCGTATGCCGTTTCCAGATGTAGCCGATAAATGTTTAGATAGACTGCCTGAAGAATATGCACGACAGCCATTGAATCATCAGCCTCCATATGAACACCTTTCTGAGAATGTTTCATTGCTTCCAAGTGGAGCTATAGGTGGTGAAAAGTCAGGATTTCCGGGTAACGTTTTTCATGGAAACAATGCTGTTGAAGGAAACAGTATTTGTGAACACTGCCGGATGGCTTTCCAGAGAAACCAACCACATTTTGAGCAACCAAACATGGCAAATGGATTTCAGCAGGTTCCTAATCCAAGCAGCGAGGGTACTCCAAATAGAGAGACTTTCATGATGAATCCAGATGCAAAGTTGCACCATGAAATATACGCAAGTGAACAGAATAATGGTCCTCCTCATTTTAATGAGACTCCAAATCATGAAAGAGGGTGGGCTCAACATCATCATTTGAATTGTCGGACCGAGGAAACAAGACCACATGCTTCTGGAGCTGGGAAATTGAATGATCCTTACATTGTAGATGGTCCCAACATGAATTTGCCTCTTGGCCCTAATATGGTGGATGGCCATTACATCTCTTCCAATTATGTTCATCACCGAGCTGGACCTAAAGTGGGAAATGAAGTGTTTCACGAACGATCTGTGGCTGCTCTACCCAATGTACACATTGCTCCTGTAGAAGAGCGTGGTGTTCGTTATGGAAATCTTCCTTATGCCTATGGAGGAGATAATATTTATCTGGGGTCTCATGGACATGCACCTGGACATGCAGTATGGAGAAATGTTCAGATCCCAATGCATGCTGCGCCTCCTCATGAAGCATCCGTTTCTGCTCCACAAGTGAATGGTTCTGTTAATGTGGGATATTTCAGACGTGAGGATAGTCCAAGGTTTTCCATTGCATTAGACAATCAAAATATTTGGGTTGACTCCTCGCAGAAAATGTTAGGTTTGGAAGGGAAAGCTGTTCCTCCAGACTATTCTTATGGGCACGCTGTGAAGTTGAACCCAAACGCACTTTGTCAAGAAAATCATCAAGCATTTCCTCCAGAACCCATTCAGTCCACACCTGATATGATAAATTGTGCTATTCCTTTGAACCCCGTAGCCGGAGTTGTAAGGTTGGAGGAAAAGAGTTCACCTGGAGTAAATGAGGTGAATATTGTGGACAAGGTGGAGAACTCTGAAACAGAGGTTATAAACCCAAACAATCATTGTGATAAAAGTGGTGGTGTGGTATCTCTTGAGTCGATAAATTCAAATTTCAGTAAGCTTGCAGAAGAAAGTGGTAATGCTGGCAAAACAAGTGACGAACATCAGTCTACTCGTGAACTTTTAAAGCTTTCTGTTAATGATTTGAGTTTCATACCGGAGTTGATAGCTTCTGTTAAAAAAGCTGCACTAGAGGGGGCTGAGGGGGTAAAAGCCAACATTGAAGAAAGTACTGATCCTGAGAAGAGTAGTTCAATAGGCAAAGAAGCAGCTGGAAAAAATTTGGAACCG AACACTCCTCGAGAAAGGGAATTGGATTGTGATAGTGATAATCTAAACAATCCCAAAATCGAGCCAACAAAGGCGGAGGCAGAAGCTATTGCCAAGGGATTGCAG ACAATAAGGAACGATGATCTAGAGGAGATCCGAGAATTAGGTTCTGGGACTTATGGGGCTGTGTATCATGGGAAGTGGAAGGGGTCTGACGTAGCAATAAAGAGAATAAAATCCAGTTGTTTTGCTGGGAAACCATCAGAAAGAGAACGTTTG ATTGCGGATTTCTGGAAGGAGGCTTTGATACTGAGTTCATTGCATCACCCAAATGTTGTTTCCATGTATGGTATTGTGCGCAATGGCCCTGATGGATCTTTAGCAACTGTGACTGAATTCATGGTTAATGGTTCTTTGAAACAGTTTTTGCAGAAAAAAGATCG AACAATCGATCGTCGTAAAAGATTTATCATAGCTATGGATGCTGCATTTGGGATGGAGTACCTGCATGGAAAAAATATAGTGCATTTTGATTTAAAGTGTGAAAATCTGTTAGTGAATATGAGAGATCCACAGAGGCCTGTATGCAAG ATTGGTGATTTGGGATTATCCAAAGTAAAACAACAGACTTTAGTGTCTGGAGGTGTTCGTGGAACTTTACCCTGGATGGCACCTGAGCTTCTTAGCGGGAAAAGTAACATGGTAACAGAGAAG ATTGATGTTTACTCATTTGGGATTGTTATGTGGGAACTGCTTACGGGAGAAGAGCCATATACAGATATGCATTGTGCGTCTATAATTG